AGCAGTTGAAACTTATTGGGAAGGACGGAAGCGGGCTTTTTATGCTCGATAGAGAGCTTGGACAAAGGACATTCACTGCTCCTGCCGAATAGCTTAACATAAAAGATTGTAAAGGACTTGGAAAAAATGAGAGAGGAACTACTTGAGATTATACGAAAGGAATCCCTACAGTTTGGGGAATTTATTTTAGCATCAGGTAAAAAAAGCAATTATTATATCGATATAAGAAAAACCTCACTACATCCCAAGGGATTAAAGCTGATATCCCATCTTATTTATTCTATGATAAAAGATTTGGAGATAGACTCCATAGGGGGACCTACGATTGGCGCTGACCCTATAGTAGCAGGCGTTACAATGTTAAGTGCCGACACAAAAAAGCCTATAGGAGGCTTTTTGATAAGAAAAGATAAGAAATTGCATGGAACAGGGAAAAAAATAGAAGGATGTTTTTATAAGGGAATAAAAGTGGTAATCGTGGAAGATGTAGTTACTTCCGGAGGCTCCACTCTCAATGCCATACGGTCTGTTGAGGAAGAAGGCGGAAAAGTGGAAATAGTGATTGCTGTTGTTGACAGAATGCAGGGCGGAAAAGAAAATATTGAAAGAGAAGGATATAGATTTTTCTCTCTTTTTA
This Candidatus Schekmanbacteria bacterium DNA region includes the following protein-coding sequences:
- a CDS encoding orotate phosphoribosyltransferase, with translation MREELLEIIRKESLQFGEFILASGKKSNYYIDIRKTSLHPKGLKLISHLIYSMIKDLEIDSIGGPTIGADPIVAGVTMLSADTKKPIGGFLIRKDKKLHGTGKKIEGCFYKGIKVVIVEDVVTSGGSTLNAIRSVEEEGGKVEIVIAVVDRMQGGKENIEREGYRFFSLFTSDEILGNSLSTK